The following coding sequences are from one Diabrotica virgifera virgifera chromosome 2, PGI_DIABVI_V3a window:
- the LOC114327679 gene encoding uncharacterized protein LOC114327679 → MHLSILGALLLPIVIYGERFSRRSLGVRCNNTKSNKAPPLSMENEIDNPKIACPDSLNRCHRFFDTDTDFFAVYYNHIKPYSLKLSISYETALGIEKAFFEQEEDMFRNYTKTLIQSVKQFDGISWHADIKETDYDFFVNFLFDRYSHFRNKLKSIPEDEHRNIIELSVKSDGSFDPAKMVVIHVGY, encoded by the coding sequence CATTTATCGATACTAGGAGCGTTACTTTTGCCTATAGTAATCTATGGAGAAAGATTTTCACGACGATCACTAGGTGTGCGTTGCAATAATACAAAATCCAACAAAGCGCCTCCTTTATCCATGGAAAATGAAATAGACAATCCTAAAATTGCTTGTCCAGATAGCTTGAATCGCTGCCATCGATTTTTCGACACCGATACTGATTTCTTCGCAGTTTATTACAACCACATAAAACCATACAGTCTGAAACTCAGTATTTCTTACGAAACTGCGCTGGGGATAGAAAAAGCCTTCTTCGAACAGGAAGAGGATATGTTCAGAAATTACACGAAAACCTTGATTCAAAGCGTAAAGCAATTTGATGGCATCAGCTGGCACGCTGATATTAAAGAAACTGATTATGATTTCTTCGTAAACTTTTTGTTTGACAGATACTCACATTTTCGTAACAAGCTCAAGAGCATACCTGAAGATGAACATCGAAATATCATAGAGCTTTCTGTTAAGAGCGATGGTAGTTTTGATCCAGCTAAAATGGTTGTAATTCATGTAGGTTATTAA